The proteins below come from a single Holdemania massiliensis genomic window:
- the pepT gene encoding peptidase T encodes MTPEERLIRYAKINTVSDPESPTVPSSACQLDLLKVLKAEMEQMGIQEVHEDRGYLYGRIPSNLDFEVPTVGFIAHMDTAPDFCGEGVNPRIVSNYDGKDIQLNDQITLKVSDFPNMQRYVGQDLIVTDGNTLLGADDKAGIADILTMAETLLIHPEIKHGEIRIGFTPDEEIGRGADQFDVENFHADFAFTVDGGEMEAISDETFNAASAKVTVQGFSIHPGSAKHKMINALNVAMEFHAMLPVFNRPEYTEGTEGFNHLNNMQGNVEQAVMEYIIRNHDSAQFEAQMAMMKAAGEYMNQKYGQPLVQVEIKESYRNMKEILKDQEWIVDLAKQAITEAGLQPWVEKVRGGTDGARLTFMGLPCPNLGTGGANCHGRYEVCSIQEMHKVVEILLNIVKATVNLKK; translated from the coding sequence ATGACCCCAGAAGAACGATTAATTCGCTATGCCAAAATCAATACGGTTTCGGATCCGGAAAGTCCGACAGTTCCCAGCTCTGCCTGTCAGCTGGATCTTTTAAAGGTGCTCAAAGCAGAGATGGAACAGATGGGCATTCAGGAAGTCCATGAAGACCGTGGTTATTTATACGGCAGGATTCCGTCCAATCTCGATTTTGAGGTACCGACAGTCGGTTTTATCGCGCACATGGATACGGCGCCGGATTTCTGCGGGGAAGGCGTCAATCCGCGGATTGTTTCCAACTACGATGGAAAGGATATCCAGCTCAACGATCAGATTACATTAAAGGTCAGCGATTTTCCGAACATGCAGCGGTATGTTGGACAGGATCTGATTGTTACAGACGGGAATACTTTATTGGGAGCTGATGACAAAGCGGGAATTGCGGATATTCTGACGATGGCGGAAACTTTATTGATCCACCCGGAGATCAAACATGGTGAAATTCGGATCGGGTTCACTCCGGATGAAGAAATCGGTCGGGGCGCTGATCAGTTTGATGTTGAGAATTTCCACGCGGATTTTGCGTTTACCGTTGACGGCGGGGAGATGGAAGCGATCAGTGATGAAACCTTCAATGCTGCCAGTGCAAAAGTTACGGTTCAGGGCTTTTCCATTCATCCAGGCAGCGCCAAACACAAAATGATCAACGCGCTGAATGTCGCAATGGAATTCCATGCGATGCTGCCGGTCTTTAACCGTCCTGAATATACCGAAGGAACAGAAGGCTTTAACCATCTGAACAACATGCAGGGCAATGTTGAACAGGCCGTTATGGAATATATCATCCGCAATCATGACAGCGCTCAGTTTGAGGCACAGATGGCGATGATGAAAGCGGCTGGGGAATATATGAATCAGAAGTACGGACAGCCGCTGGTTCAAGTTGAGATTAAGGAATCCTATCGCAACATGAAGGAAATTTTGAAAGATCAGGAATGGATTGTGGATCTGGCAAAGCAGGCGATCACTGAAGCAGGACTTCAGCCTTGGGTGGAAAAGGTTCGCGGCGGAACTGACGGAGCGCGATTGACATTTATGGGACTGCCGTGTCCGAATTTAGGAACCGGCGGCGCGAACTGTCATGGCCGTTATGAGGTCTGCAGCATTCAGGAGATGCACAAAGTGGTTGAAATTTTGTTAAACATCGTCAAAGCAACGGTCAATTTAAAGAAGTAA
- a CDS encoding DUF1349 domain-containing protein, with product MKKRLDTSLMTWINRPALWTTGKNRIILSTEPATDFWFNQSRQLEKFSGHAILLPIRQDFTLTVTIRAQLHEIYDQLGLFVMGDPSNWCKAGIEYRDEQTSSICSTVTYGGFSDWAGMPISSGIHTLTLRLHRWQNEFRIEFSFNGLKFKWLREFALPLNEGVVQAGFYACSPGDSSFDAEFFDMMIESLQWEEKRNKL from the coding sequence ATGAAAAAGCGGCTGGATACTTCGTTGATGACTTGGATCAACCGCCCGGCGTTATGGACGACGGGTAAAAATCGAATTATCCTGAGTACGGAACCGGCGACAGATTTTTGGTTTAACCAATCGCGGCAGCTGGAAAAATTCAGCGGCCATGCGATCTTGCTGCCAATCCGCCAGGATTTTACATTAACGGTTACAATCCGCGCGCAGCTGCATGAAATTTATGATCAGCTGGGCCTCTTTGTCATGGGCGATCCTTCCAACTGGTGCAAGGCGGGAATTGAATATCGCGATGAACAGACGTCATCAATCTGTTCGACAGTTACTTACGGGGGATTTTCGGATTGGGCTGGGATGCCGATTTCCAGCGGCATCCATACGTTGACGCTACGGCTGCATCGATGGCAGAATGAATTCCGCATCGAATTTTCGTTTAACGGCCTGAAGTTCAAGTGGTTGCGGGAATTTGCACTGCCGCTGAACGAGGGCGTCGTCCAGGCCGGATTTTATGCCTGCAGCCCGGGTGATTCGTCGTTTGACGCTGAATTCTTTGATATGATGATTGAAAGCCTGCAATGGGAAGAAAAGAGGAATAAACTATGA
- a CDS encoding MarR family winged helix-turn-helix transcriptional regulator, with amino-acid sequence MIYEADENELMNLVRSVNNHMNHVLNQFYSPYGLTRPQAIVLSEIERHGPVTVSLLAQRLGMTTSNLCLIAQRLEKSGFLKRNRDPEDQRSVILINTMKSHELIHQVQESVNEMIRQRLEYTDPENLDKIMEGLRLLNAVMMKQNQGDKACD; translated from the coding sequence ATGATCTATGAAGCGGATGAGAATGAACTGATGAATCTTGTACGGAGTGTGAACAATCACATGAACCATGTGCTGAATCAATTTTACTCGCCTTACGGACTCACACGGCCTCAGGCGATTGTTCTTTCTGAGATTGAACGCCATGGTCCGGTTACGGTCAGTCTGCTTGCACAGCGGCTGGGCATGACCACAAGCAATCTCTGCCTGATTGCTCAACGACTGGAAAAGAGCGGTTTTTTAAAGCGCAACCGGGATCCGGAGGATCAGCGCAGCGTCATCTTAATCAACACGATGAAAAGCCACGAGCTGATCCACCAGGTTCAGGAAAGTGTCAATGAAATGATCCGGCAGCGGCTGGAATACACCGATCCCGAAAATCTGGATAAGATAATGGAGGGACTGCGGTTATTAAACGCTGTCATGATGAAACAGAATCAGGGGGACAAAGCATGCGATTAG